Proteins found in one Pongo pygmaeus isolate AG05252 chromosome 8, NHGRI_mPonPyg2-v2.0_pri, whole genome shotgun sequence genomic segment:
- the LOC129006092 gene encoding thioredoxin-like, producing the protein MVKQIRSKVAFQEGSEAAGDKLVIVDFSAMWCGPCKKIKLFFHSLSEKYSNMVFFEVHVADCQDVASECEAKCMPTFQFFVKGQKVGEFSGANKEKLEATINELV; encoded by the exons ATGGTGAAGCAAATTAGGAGCAAGGTTGCTTTTCAGGAAGGCTCAGAGGCTGCAGGTGATAAACTTGTCATAGTTGACTTCTCAGCCATGTGGTGTGGGCCTTGCAAAAAGATCAAGCTTTTCTTTCATTCCCTCTCTGAAAAGTATTCCAACATGGTATTCTTTGAAGTACATGTGGCTGACTGTCAGGATGTTGCTTCAGAATGTGAAGCCAAATGCATGCCAACcttccagttttttgtt AAGGGACAAAAGGTGGGTGAATTTTCTGGAGCTAATAAGGAAAAGCTTGAAGCCACCATTAATGAATTAGTCTAA